One region of Candidatus Omnitrophota bacterium genomic DNA includes:
- a CDS encoding MarC family protein has translation MGPIFKALAPIAPYIMTFIPIFMAVNSFGNLPLYFSLTEGMKPKDRQKVILNSIIVASIIAVLFMFFGNILLRLMNVQVPDFRIAGGILLLVLSIHLLLPGEDKRAHPTTDVGVFPLGTPLITGPAVLTTVLVMREAYGLVPTVVSIILNMLIMWLVLWKADYFIKVLGKGGSRALAKVSDIFLAAIAVMMIRMGILEIVVSVFFNPAAKK, from the coding sequence ATGGGTCCTATATTTAAAGCCCTGGCGCCGATAGCGCCGTATATCATGACGTTTATCCCGATATTCATGGCGGTAAACTCGTTCGGGAACCTGCCGCTTTATTTTTCCCTTACTGAGGGGATGAAGCCGAAAGACCGCCAGAAGGTGATATTAAACAGCATAATAGTGGCGAGCATAATAGCGGTCCTGTTCATGTTCTTCGGCAACATATTATTGCGGCTGATGAATGTCCAGGTTCCGGATTTCAGGATCGCCGGCGGCATTTTACTTTTAGTCCTTTCGATACATCTTTTGCTCCCGGGAGAGGATAAAAGGGCACATCCGACTACGGATGTCGGCGTGTTCCCGCTCGGGACTCCGCTTATAACCGGTCCGGCCGTGCTCACGACGGTGCTGGTCATGAGGGAGGCCTACGGTTTGGTACCGACGGTAGTTTCAATAATACTGAATATGCTTATAATGTGGCTTGTCCTCTGGAAAGCCGATTATTTTATAAAGGTCCTCGGCAAAGGCGGTTCCAGGGCGCTCGCGAAGGTGTCGGATATCTTCCTCGCGGCGATAGCGGTAATGATGATAAGGATGGGGATACTGGAGATCGTCGTATCGGTCTTTTTCAACCCGGCGGCGAAAAAATAA
- a CDS encoding cohesin domain-containing protein, which produces MRIKLLTMITALILALFLAPTAKAAVYLSLDPSAQDISAGSQFTVNMGVSNPSSQQMTFLNVWFSFDQNYLEVVDSDSGNWITSGTNVLDGPYHGAFNWDFHGQNSADNGTGRISYGEGSFSTTVTGNGTFAQVTFLAKAPVLNTPINYLVTGTGGLDDTYVTDTDASNILGGVSGASVNVVPEPASLLLLAGGLIGMAFRKKNK; this is translated from the coding sequence ATGCGCATCAAACTATTGACAATGATAACAGCTCTTATCTTGGCCTTATTCCTTGCCCCAACAGCAAAGGCCGCCGTTTATCTTTCGCTTGATCCGTCCGCGCAGGATATAAGCGCAGGCAGCCAGTTTACGGTCAATATGGGCGTCTCTAACCCTTCTTCGCAACAGATGACTTTCCTGAATGTCTGGTTCTCGTTTGACCAGAATTACCTGGAAGTTGTTGATTCGGACTCCGGAAACTGGATAACTTCCGGCACAAACGTACTGGACGGCCCGTATCACGGCGCATTTAACTGGGACTTCCACGGCCAGAACTCCGCAGACAACGGCACGGGAAGGATAAGCTACGGGGAGGGAAGCTTTTCTACTACGGTAACCGGCAACGGCACATTTGCGCAGGTCACTTTCCTGGCCAAGGCGCCTGTCCTGAATACCCCTATAAATTATCTTGTGACCGGAACAGGCGGCCTGGATGATACCTATGTTACCGATACCGACGCTAGTAACATATTGGGCGGGGTAAGCGGGGCGTCTGTTAACGTTGTGCCTGAACCGGCGAGTTTGTTACTGTTGGCCGGCGGCTTGATCGGCATGGCTTTTAGGAAGAAGAATAAATAA
- a CDS encoding S8 family serine peptidase: MFINCPRVLRAIVVIILLYATTMPAFAGIFYVRPDGNDSNPGTDNTPSGAWETIQKAADTLKAGDTAEIQPGTYNETVTITNSGTAEQYIVFHANGEVIVSAEGPAVKLDGANYVRVEGLTCKSATASGISLISANNNILVRNVSSSADGKGIEADPASADNQVIGNIASANISSDFAGNIAATAQATGHNPGLQEYPAGHFIVDDYGRKTIDFAPDELIVKFKKGLAIRRTISSDKIAVTGLPSIDTLHKKLKVTSMDKIFKGRPKALKKAKAHIRTALLPDLNNIYKLKIGKETNVFKAIAMYRQDPNVEYAEPNYVIKTCNTYPNDVSFGVQWSLNNTGQTSGTPDADIDAPEAWDISTGSNVVVAVVDTGVDYTHQDLAGNIWSNPDEIPDNGVDDDGNGLIDDVKGWDFYNADKDPKDDNGHGSHVSGIASAATNNATGIAGVSWNSRIMAVKVLSNAGRGYDSDVANGIIYAADNGADVINLSLGGNEYSTILKDAVDYAFSKNCVIVAAAGNSGDDTPLYPAAYDNVLSVAATDHNDARASFSTFGQEVDIAAPGVNIYSSVLNNGYNSYDGTSMATPHVTGIVALILAQNPSLANDEVIKKVYICADDLGAAGWDKYTGFGRVNAFKALNSDSQSYLFARIRGPKEEGLFSKNITITGTAAGNNFDRYEIWAGQGQNPANWQATGITLTGGQVIDGVLATWDCSGLPSDFWTIKLISYDKNSSTRESRIYLSIDNSYQKGWPQKTMYGGASYNASIVAGDVDNDGKLEVVTGSYEGNIYIWRYDGTLLPGWPVYIGQQALTPALADLDGDGDLEIIIGTNVANQDEKLFVLHHDGTLFAGNWPKGWAGYGYEINYISDAPVAADIDGDGDLEILIGGENWKVHAWHHDGTKVTGWPVSLSNNQNATAVAVGDIDGDGNVEIVAAESTTYGTEVYGSIYAWHHDGTPVAGWPIDIDGTLYQPVLGDINGDGKLEVIVSSRTGLFVFNGAGAVLVSKNIGTNICKMPCLGDLDNDKMPEIILLGSNDTIYAWRGDGSNVPGWPRTFGFNNPAWLSGAAVADVDGDGNNEVITAAYDSYFSRSYLYVFNHDGTFAAGYPKQTDVDYFSVPVIADLDKDGDVEIIAHGRYLGTIGTNVYVWDLPAPYDESKADWPMVGRNAQHTACYPIARGGISGKVALQSRNNHSDVITFELRNPGQTNLLATYQLLTATDGSYTLNDIKPGTYDLTAKGSIFLKAKQADVIVQQGRVTPNINFNLLGGDCDNNNVVSGVDFAILRAAYGTKPGDAKWDTRADFNGNNQIDGTDFSILKSNYGISGAQ, encoded by the coding sequence GTGTTTATTAATTGCCCACGGGTTTTACGGGCTATCGTTGTAATAATATTATTATACGCCACCACCATGCCGGCGTTCGCCGGTATTTTTTATGTCCGGCCCGACGGAAATGACTCCAACCCGGGGACGGATAATACTCCTTCCGGCGCCTGGGAAACCATCCAAAAGGCAGCCGATACCCTCAAGGCCGGAGATACGGCCGAGATCCAGCCCGGCACATATAATGAAACCGTAACAATAACCAATTCAGGTACCGCTGAACAATATATCGTCTTTCACGCCAACGGGGAAGTTATAGTAAGCGCGGAAGGCCCCGCGGTCAAATTAGACGGCGCCAATTATGTCAGGGTAGAAGGCCTTACCTGTAAAAGCGCCACCGCTTCGGGCATATCTTTAATAAGCGCCAATAATAATATCTTAGTCCGCAATGTCTCATCCTCTGCTGATGGGAAGGGTATAGAAGCGGACCCGGCCTCTGCCGATAACCAGGTTATCGGAAATATAGCATCCGCCAATATATCAAGCGACTTTGCCGGTAACATAGCGGCTACTGCGCAAGCGACCGGCCATAATCCCGGCCTGCAGGAATATCCCGCAGGCCACTTTATAGTTGATGACTACGGCCGTAAAACGATCGACTTTGCACCGGATGAACTGATCGTTAAATTCAAGAAGGGCCTTGCGATACGGCGTACAATCTCTTCGGATAAGATAGCCGTTACAGGTCTTCCTTCTATAGATACCTTGCATAAGAAATTAAAGGTAACATCGATGGATAAGATCTTTAAGGGCAGGCCTAAGGCATTGAAGAAAGCCAAAGCGCACATACGGACGGCCTTATTGCCTGATCTGAATAATATATATAAGTTAAAGATCGGTAAAGAAACCAATGTGTTTAAAGCAATCGCGATGTATAGGCAGGACCCCAACGTAGAATACGCCGAGCCGAATTATGTAATTAAGACCTGTAATACATATCCTAACGATGTTTCTTTTGGGGTTCAGTGGTCGTTAAATAATACGGGCCAAACATCCGGGACTCCGGATGCCGATATCGATGCGCCTGAAGCATGGGATATATCTACGGGAAGCAATGTGGTGGTCGCCGTAGTCGATACAGGCGTGGATTATACCCATCAGGACCTGGCCGGAAATATCTGGAGCAACCCGGATGAGATTCCGGATAACGGCGTAGATGACGACGGTAATGGCCTTATCGATGACGTTAAAGGCTGGGATTTCTATAATGCGGATAAGGACCCCAAGGATGACAACGGGCACGGTTCGCATGTCTCGGGTATAGCTTCGGCAGCCACAAATAACGCGACAGGGATAGCAGGCGTTTCATGGAACAGCAGGATAATGGCGGTAAAGGTATTGAGTAATGCCGGGAGGGGTTATGATTCCGACGTGGCGAATGGCATTATCTACGCGGCAGACAACGGTGCCGACGTGATTAATTTAAGCCTAGGCGGCAACGAATATTCAACCATCCTGAAAGATGCCGTAGATTATGCCTTTAGCAAGAACTGTGTGATCGTAGCAGCTGCCGGGAATTCGGGTGACGATACCCCGCTTTATCCCGCGGCTTATGACAATGTCCTTTCGGTGGCAGCCACGGACCATAACGATGCGCGCGCTTCTTTCTCCACTTTTGGGCAGGAAGTCGATATAGCGGCGCCCGGAGTCAATATTTACAGTTCTGTTTTGAATAACGGTTACAATAGCTATGACGGGACGTCTATGGCCACACCGCACGTGACCGGCATAGTCGCTCTTATACTAGCCCAAAACCCGTCATTAGCAAATGATGAAGTGATCAAGAAAGTATATATATGCGCGGATGACCTTGGCGCCGCGGGATGGGACAAATATACCGGTTTCGGAAGGGTCAATGCTTTTAAAGCGCTTAATTCAGATAGCCAGTCCTACTTATTTGCCAGAATAAGGGGACCGAAAGAAGAGGGGTTATTTAGTAAAAACATTACCATAACAGGAACCGCGGCAGGGAACAACTTTGATCGGTATGAGATCTGGGCCGGTCAAGGCCAAAATCCCGCCAACTGGCAGGCAACAGGGATTACGCTTACGGGCGGGCAGGTAATAGACGGCGTCTTAGCCACCTGGGACTGCAGCGGTCTACCGAGTGATTTCTGGACGATAAAATTGATAAGCTATGACAAAAATTCGAGTACGAGAGAAAGCAGGATTTATCTATCTATAGATAATTCCTATCAGAAAGGATGGCCTCAGAAGACCATGTACGGCGGAGCAAGTTATAATGCCAGTATTGTCGCGGGCGATGTCGATAATGACGGGAAGCTGGAAGTAGTAACGGGTTCATATGAAGGAAATATTTATATCTGGCGTTATGACGGAACGCTATTACCGGGATGGCCGGTTTACATAGGCCAGCAGGCTTTGACCCCTGCTTTGGCGGATTTAGACGGCGACGGAGATCTAGAAATAATCATTGGTACTAACGTTGCTAATCAAGATGAAAAACTTTTTGTCTTACATCATGACGGCACATTGTTCGCGGGCAATTGGCCTAAAGGATGGGCCGGTTACGGATATGAGATCAACTATATTTCCGATGCGCCCGTTGCCGCCGATATAGACGGCGACGGAGATTTAGAGATCTTAATCGGGGGGGAAAATTGGAAAGTGCACGCCTGGCATCATGACGGCACAAAGGTAACCGGCTGGCCGGTGAGTTTAAGTAATAACCAAAATGCTACGGCTGTCGCGGTAGGAGATATTGACGGTGATGGTAATGTTGAAATAGTTGCCGCGGAGAGTACAACTTACGGAACGGAGGTCTACGGAAGTATTTATGCCTGGCATCATGACGGGACGCCTGTCGCCGGTTGGCCGATTGATATCGACGGCACATTATATCAACCTGTGCTTGGCGATATAAACGGCGATGGAAAATTAGAAGTGATCGTAAGTTCGCGAACGGGACTTTTTGTATTTAATGGCGCAGGCGCCGTGTTGGTGTCCAAAAATATCGGGACCAATATCTGCAAGATGCCCTGCCTCGGCGACTTAGACAACGATAAGATGCCCGAGATAATATTGCTTGGAAGTAACGATACTATTTATGCCTGGCGCGGCGATGGTTCGAATGTGCCGGGTTGGCCCAGGACATTCGGATTTAATAACCCTGCCTGGCTTTCGGGAGCAGCGGTGGCTGATGTGGACGGTGACGGAAACAACGAAGTAATAACGGCTGCATACGATAGTTATTTCAGCCGTTCTTATCTATACGTCTTTAATCACGACGGGACTTTCGCCGCCGGATATCCTAAGCAGACCGACGTTGATTATTTTTCAGTTCCGGTAATAGCGGACCTTGATAAAGACGGTGATGTGGAAATAATAGCTCACGGAAGATATCTTGGCACGATCGGCACTAATGTCTACGTCTGGGATCTTCCCGCGCCATACGACGAATCCAAGGCGGACTGGCCTATGGTAGGCCGTAACGCTCAACATACGGCCTGTTATCCAATTGCGCGGGGAGGAATTTCCGGAAAAGTCGCTTTACAATCGCGTAATAATCATTCAGACGTCATCACTTTTGAATTAAGAAATCCGGGTCAAACGAATCTCCTGGCGACGTACCAGTTATTGACCGCCACAGATGGCAGCTACACCCTTAATGATATTAAACCCGGTACCTATGATCTGACTGCCAAGGGCTCTATTTTCCTCAAAGCCAAGCAAGCTGATGTTATTGTCCAGCAAGGACGGGTTACTCCCAATATCAATTTTAATCTTTTGGGCGGAGACTGCGACAACAACAACGTCGTTTCCGGCGTGGACTTCGCCATATTGCGCGCCGCCTACGGCACCAAGCCCGGCGACGCCAAATGGGACACAAGGGCAGACTTTAACGGCAATAACCAGATAGACGGGACCGATTTCTCTATACTGAAGTCCAACTACGGTATATCAGGAGCACAGTAA
- a CDS encoding ATP-binding cassette domain-containing protein → MQPILSVKDVKKYFPVARGFARHIVGEVKAVDGISFDVEARKTLGLVGESGCGKTTLARIILNLLSPTAGKISFDGQEITGFSQDRMRPLRKRLQVVFQDPYNSLNPRMKIGEILSEPLLVHGIGDAKARRSKVLELLSKVGLRADHAKRYPHQFSGGERQRIGIARALATGPKLIVCDEPVSSLDLSIQAQILKLLTGLQKELGLSYLLISHDLRVIESISDSVLVMYLGKAFEYASTDELYSFPVHPYTEALFSAISIGPERKKKKMIVKGELPSPLCPPAGCKFHPRCPYAEPRCKVEEPTLDEVKPGHFVACPPRARALLRI, encoded by the coding sequence GTGCAGCCTATCCTTTCTGTCAAAGACGTAAAAAAATATTTCCCGGTCGCTAGGGGATTTGCCCGCCATATCGTAGGCGAGGTCAAGGCCGTCGACGGGATATCATTCGATGTCGAAGCAAGGAAGACGCTCGGCTTGGTTGGTGAATCGGGCTGCGGAAAGACGACGCTGGCCAGGATAATACTTAATCTCCTTAGCCCTACAGCCGGGAAGATATCATTCGATGGGCAGGAGATAACCGGCTTCTCGCAGGACAGGATGCGGCCGTTAAGGAAAAGATTGCAAGTCGTCTTCCAGGACCCGTATAATTCGTTGAACCCGAGGATGAAAATTGGCGAGATCTTAAGCGAGCCGCTACTGGTCCACGGAATCGGCGATGCCAAAGCGCGCCGCTCAAAAGTCCTGGAACTGCTTTCGAAGGTCGGATTGCGGGCCGACCACGCGAAACGTTATCCCCACCAGTTCAGCGGCGGGGAGCGCCAGAGGATAGGTATAGCGCGGGCGCTCGCGACAGGTCCCAAACTTATTGTCTGCGACGAGCCGGTTTCATCACTCGACCTCTCGATACAGGCGCAGATATTGAAATTACTGACGGGTCTCCAGAAGGAATTGGGCCTATCATATCTCTTGATCTCGCACGACCTGAGGGTCATAGAATCAATATCCGATTCGGTCCTGGTAATGTACCTGGGCAAGGCCTTTGAATACGCCTCTACCGATGAGCTTTACTCGTTCCCGGTACATCCTTACACCGAGGCGCTATTCTCGGCGATCTCTATAGGGCCGGAGCGCAAGAAGAAAAAGATGATAGTAAAAGGGGAACTTCCGTCTCCTTTATGCCCGCCCGCCGGCTGCAAATTCCATCCCCGCTGCCCGTACGCCGAACCCCGGTGCAAGGTAGAAGAGCCTACCCTAGATGAGGTTAAGCCGGGGCATTTCGTCGCCTGCCCTCCAAGGGCGCGTGCTTTATTAAGGATATAG
- a CDS encoding ABC transporter ATP-binding protein: MNEPLLEIKNLYVNFRQGGKTIEAVRGADLKVYEGEILGLVGESGSGKSVTALSVTRLLPESAEIKKGEILFDGREIFKLSEEQLRIIRGAKVSYVFQDPATSLNPVFTIGDQLIETIRLHQRSKENEAFDTAVGLLKDVGMPSPKEVMFSYPHQLSGGMKQRVMIAMAISCRPKLLIADEPTTALDVTIQAQILELLEKLREDLKLTVLLITHDLSIVAQVAEKTAVMQEGKIVEYGDTDMIYKKPSHPYTKKLIDCIPKMSRR; encoded by the coding sequence AGGCAGGGCGGGAAGACTATCGAGGCGGTCAGGGGCGCGGACCTGAAAGTCTATGAAGGCGAGATCCTCGGCCTCGTCGGGGAATCAGGTTCCGGAAAATCCGTGACCGCGCTTTCCGTGACGAGGCTCCTGCCGGAATCGGCAGAGATAAAGAAGGGCGAGATATTATTCGACGGCCGCGAGATATTTAAATTATCGGAAGAACAGCTCAGGATCATAAGAGGGGCGAAGGTCTCCTATGTATTCCAGGACCCGGCGACGTCCCTTAACCCGGTCTTTACCATAGGCGACCAGCTTATCGAGACGATACGGCTCCACCAGAGATCGAAGGAGAACGAGGCATTCGATACCGCCGTCGGCCTGCTAAAAGATGTCGGGATGCCATCGCCGAAGGAGGTAATGTTCTCTTATCCGCACCAGCTATCAGGCGGTATGAAGCAGAGGGTGATGATAGCAATGGCGATATCATGCAGGCCGAAACTTTTGATCGCCGACGAACCGACGACCGCGCTCGACGTGACTATCCAGGCGCAGATCCTCGAACTCCTTGAAAAATTACGGGAGGATCTTAAACTCACGGTCCTCCTGATAACACACGACCTTTCGATAGTCGCGCAGGTCGCGGAGAAGACCGCGGTAATGCAGGAGGGGAAGATCGTCGAATACGGCGATACCGACATGATATACAAGAAGCCGTCGCATCCTTACACGAAGAAACTAATAGATTGCATCCCGAAGATGAGCAGGAGATAG